A window from Fragaria vesca subsp. vesca linkage group LG5, FraVesHawaii_1.0, whole genome shotgun sequence encodes these proteins:
- the LOC101302078 gene encoding uncharacterized protein LOC101302078, with product MRKLCPNIDRDDGLETVLEVPIPEEMFTSMGSNVTLRWQNMQTWMKAQTSDKWSAPVIAGRFNELRFLLYLVGSPLIPLQVQLGHTVHRPVRDSSIQASTAKYIVQQYTAATGGQAALNAVTSMCVTGQVKISASEFHQGDLSLEVKKSAAESGGFLLWQKNPDLWCLELVVSGCKVICGSNGKLSWRHSSNQQTPISQGPPRPLRRFLQGLDPRATALLFADAMCIGEKIINNDDCFILKLETSPAIREQQRGPNYEIIHHTIWGYFSQRSGLLVQFEDSRLLRMTNKGDDTDVFWETSTESFIQDYKYVEGLNIAHSGKTRVKVFRYGEQSANHKREMEETWKIHEVDFNIWGLTAESFLPPADIDKKKQDS from the exons ATGAGGAAGCTTTGTCCGAATATTGATAGAGACGATGGCCTCGAGACTGTTCTCGAGGTCCCTATACCGGAAGAGATGTTCACTAGTATGGGAAGCAATGTCACCTTACGGTGGCAAAACATGCAGACATGGATGAAGGCTCAGACCTCCGACAAATGGTCGGCGCCGGTCATTGCCGGACGTTTTAATGAGCTCCGGTTCTTGCTTTACCTTGTAGGCTCTCCTCTTATCCCTCTTCAAGTTCAGTTGGGTCATACCGTTCACCGTCCAGTTAGAGATTCTTCAATT CAAGCTTCAACTGCCAAGTACATTGTGCAACAGTACACAGCGGCGACGGGAGGCCAAGCGGCATTGAACGCAGTAACCAGCATGTGTGTTACCGGGCAGGTTAAGATTAGTGCATCAGAATTTCACCAAGGGGACCTGAGCCTCGAGGTGAAAAAGAGCGCCGCCGAGAGTGGTGGATTTTTGCTTTGGCAAAAGAATCCAGACTTGTGGTGCTTAGAGCTTGTTGTGTCTGGCTGCAAGGTCATATGTGGAAGCAATGGCAAGCTTTCTTGGCGGCATTCCTCTAACCAACAAACTCCCATCTCACAAGGTCCTCCTAGACCCTTGCGTCGTTTTCTCCAG GGTTTGGACCCAAGAGCCACGGCACTTCTATTCGCAGATGCAATGTGCATCGGCGAGAAGATCATCAACAATGACGACTGCTTCATACTCAAGCTGGAAACAAGTCCGGCGATTCGCGAGCAACAAAGGGGTCCAAACTATGAGATAATCCACCACACAATATGGGGATACTTCAGCCAACGTTCTGGTCTCCTTGTACAATTCGAGGACTCAAGGCTACTTAGGATGACCAACAAGGGAGACGACACAGATGTGTTCTGGGAAACCAGCACTGAGTCTTTCATACAAGACTATAAGTACGTTGAAGGACTCAACATTGCGCACAGCGGAAAAACACGAGTCAAGGTTTTCAGATATGGCGAGCAGTCTGCAAACCACAAGAGGGAGATGGAAGAAACGTGGAAGATTCATGAGGTGGATTTTAACATATGGGGTTTGACTGCTGAGAGCTTTCTGCCTCCTGCTGATATAGATAAGAAGAAGCAGGACAGTTGA
- the LOC101302658 gene encoding uncharacterized protein LOC101302658 yields the protein MEGASQLLRIGRKSSIESEPRTLGFHQIKYAREAAEYVMNTKNIEEAERIFTEGLVPVASGITVMKQNGDEVTDSVEEFEYSAHHFRLSELRDVVTAPF from the exons ATGGAAGGCGCATCGCAGCTGCTACGGATTGGAAGGAAATCATCAATAGAAAGTGAGCCGAGAACGCTAGGGTTTCATCAAATCAAGTATGCAAGG GAGGCAGCTGAGTATGTAATGAATACAAAGAATATAGAAGAAGCAGAGCGCATTTTCACCGAG GGGTTGGTGCCGGTGGCGAGTGGGATTACTGTGATGAAGCAAAATGGAGACGAAGTGACGGATTCGGTGGAGGAATTTGAGTATTCAGCACATCATTTCCGATTATCAGAACTAAGGGATGTAGTAACAGCCCCATTTTAG